From Nocardioides daedukensis, the proteins below share one genomic window:
- a CDS encoding class I SAM-dependent methyltransferase has protein sequence MKCDCCSDEAWRPLFAENGIRLGTCATCDLHSIEDIPQGQARMTEMEEGHYAGSREILDATRQIEAEKILEQRFQKYVDLASGTTPTGKWLDIGCGGGLLVELAQRAGYQGEAIELNADRRKIAEKVTGAVVHGVPVEDCAFADDSFDVISLINVFSHLTAPGSTIAELLRILRPGGVIVMATGEITAGAQRNHMFNWNLGDHLHFLGDRTMTAYASRLGFEVVHHERHWLPDEMFSREWLTVKGRSPVKNAIKTAVRVTPGGLALMRAVMLRKQASSTAHASIFLLQASD, from the coding sequence ATGAAGTGCGACTGCTGCAGTGACGAGGCATGGCGACCACTCTTCGCCGAGAACGGGATCCGTCTCGGCACGTGCGCGACGTGCGACCTGCATTCCATCGAGGACATCCCTCAGGGCCAGGCCCGGATGACCGAGATGGAGGAGGGGCACTACGCCGGCTCGCGCGAGATCCTCGACGCCACCCGACAGATCGAGGCGGAGAAGATCCTCGAGCAGCGCTTCCAGAAGTACGTCGACCTCGCGAGCGGCACCACGCCGACTGGGAAGTGGCTCGACATCGGCTGCGGTGGCGGGCTGCTGGTCGAGCTCGCCCAGCGCGCGGGCTATCAGGGTGAGGCGATCGAGCTGAACGCCGATCGTCGCAAGATCGCCGAGAAGGTCACCGGCGCCGTCGTCCACGGCGTACCCGTCGAGGACTGTGCCTTCGCCGACGACTCCTTCGACGTGATCAGCCTGATCAATGTGTTCTCGCACCTGACCGCCCCCGGCTCGACGATCGCGGAACTGCTGCGGATCCTGCGCCCCGGCGGCGTGATCGTGATGGCCACCGGCGAGATCACCGCCGGCGCCCAGCGCAACCACATGTTCAACTGGAACCTCGGCGACCACTTGCACTTCCTCGGCGACCGGACGATGACCGCCTATGCCTCGCGGCTCGGCTTCGAGGTCGTGCACCACGAGCGGCACTGGCTGCCCGATGAGATGTTCAGCCGCGAGTGGCTCACGGTGAAGGGTCGATCGCCGGTGAAGAACGCGATCAAGACCGCCGTGCGGGTCACTCCGGGTGGCCTGGCGCTGATGCGTGCGGTGATGCTGCGCAAGCAGGCGAGTTCGACTGCGCATGCGTCGATCTTTCTGTTGCAGGCTTCTGACTGA
- a CDS encoding glycosyltransferase family 4 protein → MTGLTAYQDVCFRELAALGDDVLLVHPPTMPFADFDKTKFSREVTRIVWSPEMPSAAELVPQIEAFNPDVVIMWSWDGAGYRAVMKHFRGRALRVMFSSNFWHGTAKQYAGLVARHAYVTPLFDAVWVPGERSEEFARRIGFRGRQVIRGANSADVSLFSRGPRSGSELASRARFLFTGRLIWHKAPTLLAEAYAEYRSAVSSPWDLDIVGGGPLAADFAGIEGVRLEGFMQPEALAERMQEVSCLILPSHIEWYGVVVHEAAVAGLPVICSDGVGAVPHLLQDGFNGWTVEAGSRSELVTAMVRMSSASPARLESMSRGSQALGSRLTPEIWAVNLHEELERRLA, encoded by the coding sequence ATGACCGGACTCACGGCCTATCAGGATGTCTGCTTCCGCGAGCTCGCCGCGCTGGGGGACGACGTACTGCTCGTGCACCCCCCGACCATGCCGTTCGCGGACTTCGACAAGACGAAGTTCTCCCGCGAGGTGACCCGGATCGTCTGGTCGCCCGAGATGCCGTCCGCCGCCGAACTAGTGCCGCAGATCGAGGCGTTCAACCCGGACGTGGTGATCATGTGGTCGTGGGACGGCGCCGGCTATCGCGCGGTGATGAAGCACTTCCGTGGCCGGGCGCTGCGGGTGATGTTCTCCTCGAACTTCTGGCACGGGACCGCGAAGCAGTACGCCGGCCTGGTCGCGCGTCATGCCTATGTCACCCCGCTCTTCGACGCGGTCTGGGTGCCCGGTGAGCGATCGGAGGAGTTCGCGCGACGGATCGGGTTCCGTGGTCGCCAGGTGATTCGGGGGGCGAACTCGGCCGATGTCTCGCTCTTCTCCCGGGGTCCTCGCTCGGGCTCGGAGCTGGCCTCGCGTGCGCGGTTCCTGTTCACCGGGCGACTGATCTGGCACAAGGCCCCGACGCTGCTGGCCGAGGCCTATGCGGAGTATCGCTCGGCGGTCTCCTCGCCGTGGGACCTGGACATCGTCGGCGGCGGTCCCCTGGCCGCGGACTTCGCGGGCATCGAGGGTGTGCGACTCGAGGGATTCATGCAGCCCGAGGCGCTCGCCGAACGGATGCAGGAGGTCTCCTGCCTGATCCTCCCCTCGCACATCGAGTGGTACGGCGTGGTCGTGCACGAAGCAGCCGTCGCCGGCCTCCCGGTGATCTGCTCCGACGGCGTCGGCGCTGTCCCCCACCTCCTCCAGGACGGCTTCAACGGCTGGACCGTCGAGGCGGGTTCCCGCTCGGAGCTGGTCACCGCGATGGTGCGGATGTCCTCGGCCTCCCCCGCCCGGCTCGAGTCGATGTCGCGCGGCTCGCAAGCGCTCGGCTCGCGGTTGACCCCTGAGATCTGGGCGGTCAACCTGCACGAGGAGCTCGAGCGGCGGCTCGCCTAA
- a CDS encoding NAD-dependent epimerase/dehydratase family protein, with product MAPVDVLVAGGGGFIGGHLVADLLSQGLSVRSVDVKPQSEWYQVHPDAQNAVADLSLLDNALEHTEGARQVYMLAADMGGMGFIENNKALCMLTVLTSTHMLEAARKHEVERYFYSSSACVYAADKQTDTDITALKEADAYPAMPEDGYGWEKLFTERMCRHFEEDFGLTTRVARYHNVYGPEGTWTGGREKAPAAVCRKIATAAITGKHELEIWGDGEQTRSFMYIDDCVKGSQMILHGDSNVPVNLGSDELVSINQLVDIVEDIAGIKCERNYKLDAPQGVRGRNSDNTQIKETYGWAPSITLADGLAKTYAWVYDEVKRSIG from the coding sequence GTGGCGCCCGTAGACGTTCTCGTAGCAGGTGGTGGCGGATTCATCGGCGGGCACCTTGTCGCCGATCTTCTCTCTCAGGGCCTCAGTGTCCGTTCGGTCGACGTGAAGCCCCAGAGTGAGTGGTACCAGGTCCACCCCGACGCGCAGAACGCGGTCGCGGACCTCTCCCTGCTCGACAACGCGCTCGAGCACACCGAGGGCGCCCGGCAGGTCTACATGCTGGCCGCGGACATGGGCGGCATGGGCTTCATCGAGAACAACAAGGCGCTCTGCATGCTGACCGTGCTGACCAGCACGCACATGCTCGAGGCGGCCCGCAAGCATGAGGTCGAGCGCTACTTCTACTCCTCCAGCGCCTGCGTCTACGCCGCCGACAAGCAGACCGACACCGACATCACCGCCCTCAAGGAGGCCGACGCCTACCCGGCGATGCCCGAGGACGGCTATGGCTGGGAGAAGCTCTTCACCGAGCGGATGTGCCGCCACTTCGAGGAGGACTTCGGTCTGACCACGCGGGTGGCGCGCTACCACAACGTCTATGGCCCCGAGGGCACCTGGACCGGTGGCCGCGAGAAGGCCCCCGCCGCCGTCTGCCGCAAGATCGCCACCGCCGCGATCACCGGCAAGCACGAGCTGGAGATCTGGGGAGACGGCGAGCAGACCCGCTCCTTCATGTACATCGACGACTGCGTCAAGGGATCCCAGATGATCCTGCACGGCGACTCGAACGTCCCGGTCAACCTGGGCTCCGACGAACTGGTCAGCATCAATCAGCTGGTCGACATCGTCGAGGACATCGCCGGCATCAAGTGCGAGCGCAACTACAAGCTCGACGCTCCTCAGGGTGTGCGTGGTCGCAACAGCGACAACACGCAGATCAAGGAGACCTACGGCTGGGCGCCGTCGATCACTCTGGCCGACGGCCTGGCCAAGACCTATGCGTGGGTCTACGACGAGGTCAAGCGGTCCATCGGCTGA
- a CDS encoding glycosyltransferase — MKILVHDYSGHPFQVELSRELSRRGHAVTHSFCPAWPSGKGHLVAEPGERLVFDPVGPSESIDKSNFAKRLLVELQVGFELLRQVRRTKVDVAMLSNAQIPTLVVFAIGMLLLRKPWVLWHQDVYAVAIKSFAGEKLGRGFRLVAASFNVAERWTSQRAAAIVAIADAMVAVHAEWGTADKVTVIPNWAPIDEIVPVERKNDWAVENELDDTLTLLYAGTLGLKHNPALLVELAEAVRDNGREARLVVVNTGPAEQVLREEAARRDVPLTLLTFQPYDRLPEVLGAGDVLVVLLEQDAGAFSVPSKTLSYLCAGRPVVGLMPAENLAATLIEKVGGCVVSPSSASIPTAAAWTAAVLGDDERRDELGRASRRLAEDEFALAGIADRFETILEGVVR; from the coding sequence GTGAAGATCCTCGTCCACGACTACAGCGGACATCCCTTTCAGGTTGAGCTGAGCAGGGAGCTGTCCCGTCGTGGGCATGCCGTGACGCACTCGTTCTGCCCGGCCTGGCCCTCGGGCAAGGGCCACCTGGTCGCCGAGCCGGGCGAGAGGCTGGTCTTCGACCCGGTCGGCCCCAGCGAGTCGATCGACAAGTCCAACTTCGCCAAGCGGCTGCTGGTCGAGCTGCAGGTCGGCTTCGAGCTGCTCAGGCAGGTACGTCGTACCAAGGTCGACGTCGCGATGCTCTCCAACGCCCAGATCCCCACCCTGGTGGTGTTCGCGATCGGCATGTTGCTGCTGCGCAAGCCGTGGGTGCTGTGGCACCAGGACGTCTATGCGGTGGCGATCAAGTCGTTCGCCGGTGAGAAGCTCGGCCGCGGCTTCCGCCTGGTCGCGGCGAGCTTCAACGTTGCCGAGCGGTGGACCTCGCAGCGGGCCGCGGCGATCGTCGCCATCGCCGACGCCATGGTCGCGGTGCACGCCGAGTGGGGCACGGCCGACAAGGTCACCGTGATTCCCAACTGGGCGCCGATCGACGAGATCGTCCCGGTCGAGCGCAAGAACGACTGGGCCGTTGAGAACGAGCTCGATGACACCCTCACCCTGCTCTATGCGGGCACCCTCGGCCTCAAGCACAACCCGGCGCTGCTGGTGGAGCTGGCTGAAGCGGTCCGTGACAACGGTCGCGAGGCCCGCCTGGTCGTGGTCAACACCGGGCCCGCCGAGCAGGTGCTCCGCGAGGAGGCCGCGCGCCGCGACGTACCGCTGACCCTGCTGACGTTCCAGCCCTATGACCGGCTGCCCGAGGTGCTCGGCGCCGGCGACGTGCTGGTGGTGCTGCTCGAGCAGGACGCGGGAGCCTTCTCGGTGCCGTCCAAGACGCTCTCCTACTTGTGCGCCGGGCGCCCCGTCGTCGGGTTGATGCCCGCCGAGAACCTGGCCGCCACCCTGATCGAGAAGGTCGGCGGCTGTGTCGTCTCGCCGTCCTCGGCCTCGATCCCGACCGCGGCCGCCTGGACGGCCGCGGTGCTCGGTGACGACGAGCGCCGTGACGAGCTCGGTCGCGCGTCGCGCCGGTTGGCGGAGGACGAGTTCGCGTTGGCGGGCATCGCGGATCGCTTCGAGACCATTCTTGAGGGGGTTGTGCGATGA
- a CDS encoding sugar transferase codes for MRNKRAFDLVLTMASAIIWVPVVLGASLLVLILSGRPVYYRSMRRISTGEPVKVVKFRTMVRNAAQIANRETVSVEEAGTRFLNISADSPLYTRIGRLLEKVALTELPQFTHVLRGQMSVIGNRPLPQNVMDCLGEEFADVEDRFLTPAGLTGPSQLVGRDFITDADRLMLEGEYCRGALRSYSVRLDLLILVYTVLIVLRLKRGFEPAEVKDLIRRYTKGATAPVLKPTVVVVPVPPAIRVTPPRTIQVARPIPAPRVPETATQTARDAAGARMAAG; via the coding sequence ATGAGGAACAAGAGAGCATTTGACCTCGTCCTGACCATGGCGAGCGCGATCATCTGGGTGCCTGTGGTGCTCGGTGCGTCGTTGCTGGTCCTGATCTTGTCGGGTCGGCCGGTCTACTACCGGTCGATGCGACGGATCTCCACCGGTGAGCCGGTCAAGGTGGTGAAGTTCCGCACGATGGTGCGCAACGCCGCCCAGATCGCGAACCGCGAAACCGTCTCGGTGGAGGAGGCCGGCACCCGGTTCCTCAACATCTCTGCCGACTCCCCGCTCTACACCCGGATCGGGCGCCTGCTCGAGAAGGTGGCGCTCACCGAGCTGCCGCAGTTCACCCACGTGCTCCGCGGCCAGATGAGCGTGATCGGCAACCGCCCGCTCCCGCAGAACGTGATGGACTGCCTGGGCGAGGAGTTCGCCGACGTCGAGGACCGCTTCCTCACCCCCGCCGGTCTCACCGGCCCCTCGCAGCTGGTCGGTCGCGACTTCATCACGGATGCCGATCGGCTGATGCTCGAGGGCGAATACTGCCGCGGCGCCCTGCGCTCCTACTCGGTGCGCCTGGACCTGCTGATCCTGGTCTACACGGTGCTGATCGTGCTGCGTCTCAAGCGCGGCTTCGAGCCGGCCGAGGTCAAGGACCTGATCCGTCGCTACACCAAGGGTGCCACCGCACCGGTGCTCAAGCCGACCGTCGTGGTCGTCCCGGTCCCGCCGGCGATCCGGGTCACCCCGCCGCGCACGATCCAGGTCGCTCGTCCGATCCCGGCCCCGCGGGTCCCCGAGACCGCAACTCAGACCGCACGCGATGCGGCTGGCGCCCGGATGGCCGCCGGCTGA
- a CDS encoding DUF4395 domain-containing protein: MSNQIDPRGPQFAAALTAVVLAVVLLSAPGTFGVALLGVQALLFAIGAAFGVQKTPHAVIFKHLVRPRLGTPTELEDAAPPRFAQTVGLAFAVVGLVGYLTGVTLLGHIAVGFALAAALLNAIFAFCLGCEIYLLSKRLTTRSTVLA; this comes from the coding sequence ATGTCCAACCAGATCGATCCGCGCGGACCACAGTTCGCCGCCGCACTGACCGCGGTCGTGCTGGCGGTGGTGCTGCTGAGCGCCCCGGGCACCTTCGGCGTCGCGCTGCTCGGCGTACAGGCTCTGCTGTTCGCGATCGGCGCTGCATTCGGGGTGCAGAAGACTCCTCACGCAGTGATCTTCAAGCACCTCGTCCGCCCGCGTCTGGGGACACCCACCGAGCTCGAGGACGCAGCCCCACCGCGGTTCGCGCAGACCGTCGGTCTCGCGTTCGCCGTGGTCGGACTGGTCGGCTACCTGACCGGCGTGACGCTGCTCGGTCACATCGCGGTCGGCTTCGCGCTGGCCGCGGCCCTGCTCAACGCGATCTTCGCGTTCTGCCTCGGCTGCGAGATCTACCTGCTCAGCAAGCGCCTGACCACCCGCTCCACCGTCCTCGCCTGA
- a CDS encoding sulfurtransferase has product MSREDTLVTTQWVEDNIDSDKIVLVEVDEDTTSYDKGHIKNAIKFNWTTDLQDQVRRDIISKEGFEALLSKNGISNDHTVVLYGGNNNWFAAYAYWYFKLYGHNDVKLVDGGRKKWELESRELTQDIPERTPTTYTAQELDQSKRANRDDVVAAIGVNNLVDVRSPDEYAGRLLAPAHLPQEQAQRAGHPPTASNIPWSKAANDDGTFKSNEELKALYEEAGVDFGKDTIAYCRIGERSSHTWVVLHELLGYENTKNYDGSWVEYGSLVGVPIVLGDARGDVPA; this is encoded by the coding sequence ATGAGCCGCGAAGACACCCTCGTCACCACCCAGTGGGTCGAGGACAACATCGACAGCGACAAGATCGTCCTGGTTGAGGTCGACGAGGACACCACGTCCTACGACAAGGGCCACATCAAGAACGCGATCAAGTTCAACTGGACCACCGACCTGCAGGACCAGGTGCGTCGCGACATCATCAGCAAGGAGGGCTTCGAGGCCCTGCTGTCCAAGAACGGCATCAGCAACGACCACACCGTCGTGCTCTACGGCGGCAACAACAACTGGTTCGCCGCATACGCCTACTGGTACTTCAAGCTCTACGGCCACAACGACGTCAAGCTCGTCGACGGCGGCCGCAAGAAGTGGGAGCTGGAGTCGCGTGAGCTGACCCAGGACATCCCCGAGCGCACCCCCACGACGTACACCGCCCAGGAGCTCGATCAGTCCAAGCGCGCCAACCGCGACGACGTGGTCGCCGCGATCGGCGTCAACAACCTGGTCGACGTGCGCAGCCCCGACGAGTACGCCGGTCGCCTGCTCGCCCCGGCCCACCTCCCGCAGGAGCAGGCCCAGCGTGCCGGCCACCCGCCGACCGCCTCGAACATCCCGTGGAGCAAGGCTGCCAACGACGACGGCACCTTCAAGTCCAACGAGGAGCTCAAGGCGCTCTACGAGGAGGCCGGTGTCGACTTCGGCAAGGACACCATCGCCTACTGCCGCATCGGCGAGCGCTCCTCGCACACGTGGGTCGTGCTGCACGAGCTGCTCGGCTACGAGAACACCAAGAACTACGACGGCTCGTGGGTGGAGTACGGCTCCCTCGTCGGTGTGCCGATCGTCCTGGGTGACGCGCGCGGCGACGTCCCCGCCTGA
- a CDS encoding DUF1416 domain-containing protein: MCGATEGGLSLDGIDVTKQAVVQGQVTRGGEPVGNAYVRLLDRTGEFTAEVPTSATGHFRFFAGNGEWTLRTLAAGAETTDKKVVATVGSVAEVAIAI, encoded by the coding sequence ATGTGCGGAGCAACTGAAGGCGGGCTGTCGCTCGACGGCATCGACGTCACCAAGCAGGCCGTGGTGCAGGGCCAGGTCACCCGTGGCGGTGAGCCGGTGGGCAACGCCTACGTCCGCCTCCTCGACAGGACCGGTGAATTCACTGCCGAGGTCCCGACCTCGGCGACCGGACACTTCCGGTTCTTCGCCGGGAACGGCGAGTGGACCCTCCGCACGCTGGCAGCCGGCGCAGAGACGACCGACAAGAAGGTCGTCGCTACCGTGGGCTCGGTGGCTGAGGTCGCCATCGCGATCTGA
- a CDS encoding endonuclease domain-containing protein, whose protein sequence is MSTAPSTPPLDTRSPFHRTEALAAGLTDWDLRGSRFQTILRGVDITSAIRVTWRHRSLAALKAVPAPDAHLSHVSAARAHGVPVPAITDEHVTVSRPEDRRRTAGVRCHVAPTGDVVWSGSARVSSSERTFVELASQLGLVDLVVAGDSMVRWGHASLTSLENYLDGCTLPGVRAARKAFAHVRERVDSPMESRLRMLLVLAGLPEPEVNMEIRLGDGTVARRYDLCWKDVRVIVEYDGRQHVEVRENWENDLKRREAIDEDGWRIIVITASGVYKEPGETVRRVFTVLKARRLPGLPARPSEQWRPHFERS, encoded by the coding sequence ATGTCCACAGCACCTTCCACGCCACCGCTCGACACCCGCAGTCCGTTTCACCGGACCGAGGCGCTCGCCGCTGGCCTGACCGACTGGGATCTGCGCGGGAGCCGGTTCCAGACGATCCTCCGCGGGGTGGACATCACCTCGGCGATCCGGGTGACCTGGCGACACCGGAGCCTCGCTGCCCTGAAGGCGGTGCCCGCGCCCGATGCCCACCTGAGCCACGTCAGTGCCGCGCGAGCGCACGGCGTACCTGTCCCGGCGATCACCGACGAGCACGTGACCGTCAGCCGACCCGAGGACCGGCGCCGGACGGCCGGGGTGAGGTGCCACGTCGCGCCGACCGGTGATGTCGTGTGGTCGGGGTCAGCGCGGGTGTCGTCGTCGGAACGGACCTTCGTCGAACTCGCCTCCCAGCTCGGGCTGGTGGACCTGGTGGTTGCCGGCGACTCGATGGTGCGGTGGGGGCACGCATCCCTCACGTCCCTCGAGAACTATCTCGACGGGTGCACCTTGCCGGGAGTTCGGGCAGCCCGGAAGGCATTCGCCCATGTGCGGGAACGGGTTGACTCCCCGATGGAGAGCAGGCTGCGCATGCTGCTCGTGCTGGCCGGGCTGCCCGAACCCGAGGTGAACATGGAGATTCGGCTAGGGGACGGCACTGTCGCCCGGAGATATGACCTGTGCTGGAAGGACGTGCGGGTGATCGTGGAGTATGACGGCCGCCAGCACGTCGAGGTCCGTGAGAACTGGGAGAACGACCTCAAGCGGCGCGAGGCGATCGACGAGGACGGCTGGCGGATCATCGTCATCACCGCGAGCGGGGTCTACAAGGAGCCGGGCGAGACCGTGCGCCGGGTGTTCACGGTGCTGAAGGCGCGCCGACTTCCGGGCCTACCGGCACGACCGAGCGAGCAGTGGCGTCCGCATTTCGAGCGGTCGTGA
- a CDS encoding ABC transporter substrate-binding protein produces MNRRFVHALVAGSLAALALSGCGNSREAAGGVDGCDPGITDDTIKLGASTMQSGAAAAYKAMPQASLALFDEVNEAGGVTMGDGKKRKIEFVSLDDAYDPARAVKNTRQLVEKDQVFAIFQAAGTSPTLAIMDYTTKAGVPIVFAATGSDEFQKKRDEGATIAAFMLPQVGFENEVMVRSIEQIDPDATIAVLYPNDGLGKGSLAGLKDLVKDTGLKVVAEESYEQTSTSVDSQIVNLKSSGADVFVNFGTGTFVTQALKKANEIDWDVEKFVISASTDVSTVLAPAGEDAAEGVRSVAWVYDVSSDANNDMPGVENWREFAERNKDRVDTHNSIAALGYNNSQMMLKALEEFDGCTREGLLETVQKLRGVETDLGLEGITFGSGDADYPYAITSMATMQFLDGKWEYADVITRDK; encoded by the coding sequence ATGAACCGTCGTTTCGTTCACGCCCTCGTTGCCGGATCCCTGGCTGCGCTCGCACTCTCTGGCTGTGGCAACAGCCGCGAGGCAGCTGGCGGCGTCGATGGATGTGATCCCGGAATCACCGATGACACGATCAAGCTCGGCGCCAGCACGATGCAGTCCGGCGCCGCGGCTGCCTACAAGGCGATGCCGCAGGCCTCCCTCGCGCTCTTCGACGAGGTCAACGAGGCGGGTGGCGTCACGATGGGGGACGGCAAGAAGCGAAAGATCGAGTTCGTCAGTCTCGATGATGCCTACGACCCGGCGCGTGCGGTCAAGAACACCCGTCAACTGGTGGAGAAGGACCAGGTGTTCGCCATCTTCCAGGCCGCCGGAACGTCGCCGACGCTGGCGATCATGGACTACACAACCAAGGCCGGGGTGCCGATCGTCTTTGCCGCGACAGGCTCGGACGAGTTCCAGAAGAAGCGTGACGAGGGCGCCACGATCGCAGCGTTCATGCTCCCGCAGGTCGGCTTCGAGAACGAGGTGATGGTGCGCTCGATCGAGCAGATCGATCCCGACGCCACGATCGCCGTCCTCTACCCGAACGACGGGTTGGGCAAGGGCAGTCTCGCCGGTCTCAAGGACCTGGTGAAGGACACCGGGCTCAAGGTCGTCGCCGAGGAGTCCTACGAGCAGACCTCGACCTCGGTCGACTCCCAGATCGTGAACCTGAAGAGCTCGGGAGCGGACGTCTTCGTCAACTTCGGTACCGGCACGTTCGTGACCCAGGCCCTGAAGAAGGCCAACGAGATCGACTGGGACGTGGAGAAGTTCGTGATCTCCGCGTCGACCGACGTCTCGACGGTGCTGGCTCCCGCGGGCGAGGACGCCGCCGAGGGGGTCAGGTCCGTGGCCTGGGTCTATGACGTCAGCAGTGACGCCAACAACGACATGCCGGGAGTTGAGAACTGGCGTGAGTTCGCCGAGCGCAACAAGGACCGGGTCGACACCCACAACTCGATCGCGGCACTGGGCTACAACAACTCCCAGATGATGCTCAAGGCGCTCGAGGAGTTCGACGGGTGCACCCGCGAGGGCCTGCTCGAGACGGTGCAGAAACTGCGGGGCGTCGAGACCGACCTCGGCCTCGAGGGCATCACCTTCGGGAGTGGCGACGCCGACTACCCCTATGCCATCACCTCGATGGCCACGATGCAGTTCCTCGACGGCAAGTGGGAGTACGCCGATGTCATCACCCGTGACAAGTGA
- a CDS encoding ATP-binding cassette domain-containing protein yields the protein MSDPEPSRGTPPALSILDVRVEFGGIIALDGATVGVAPDQVMGLIGPNGAGKTTLFNCVSRLYEVQSGSIEVHGTDVLARRPDQVAGLGVARTFQNVGVFPTETVLDNVLVGAYPRTRGGMWATALGLPSIRRSERTERERARALLAELELTAYADEVAGQLPFGSLKRLELARALMMEPRLLMLDEPANGLTHGEVLELAELVRGLRGSHGFAVLLVEHNMDMVASLCDEVTVLELGRTIAVGTPDQVRSDPRVIEAYLGGAE from the coding sequence GTGAGCGACCCGGAGCCGTCGAGAGGCACGCCGCCGGCGCTCTCGATCCTTGACGTGCGGGTGGAGTTCGGCGGGATCATCGCGCTCGACGGGGCCACGGTCGGTGTGGCGCCTGACCAGGTGATGGGCCTGATCGGACCCAACGGTGCTGGCAAGACGACGCTGTTCAACTGCGTCAGCAGGCTCTACGAGGTCCAGTCGGGCTCGATCGAGGTCCACGGGACCGACGTACTGGCCCGTCGACCGGACCAGGTAGCGGGGCTGGGGGTCGCCCGGACTTTCCAGAACGTGGGGGTCTTCCCCACCGAAACCGTCCTGGACAACGTGCTCGTCGGTGCCTATCCACGCACGCGAGGCGGGATGTGGGCGACTGCGCTGGGTTTGCCATCGATTCGCCGCTCGGAGCGGACCGAGCGCGAACGGGCCCGGGCCCTGCTCGCCGAGCTCGAGCTGACGGCGTACGCCGATGAGGTGGCTGGTCAGCTGCCGTTCGGGTCGCTGAAGCGTCTTGAGCTGGCCCGGGCCCTGATGATGGAGCCTCGCCTGCTGATGCTCGACGAGCCTGCAAATGGACTCACCCACGGTGAGGTGCTCGAGCTCGCCGAGCTGGTGCGCGGACTCAGAGGGAGCCACGGCTTCGCGGTCCTCCTGGTCGAGCACAACATGGACATGGTCGCCAGTCTGTGCGACGAGGTCACTGTGCTGGAGCTGGGTCGCACCATCGCGGTGGGGACTCCGGACCAGGTGCGCTCCGATCCACGAGTGATCGAGGCCTACCTGGGAGGTGCCGAATGA
- a CDS encoding ABC transporter ATP-binding protein, protein MTFFATKQLTASYGRGTVLHNVEVSVDQGDIAVILGANGAGKTTFMRAITGLVKTQGSIVLDGLELVGKRTHSIARHGIAHVPQGRGTFKDLTVADNLRVGGYRLPERQVAALMDRWYDFFPKLKSRSNQLAGGMSGGEQQMLAIARALISQPRLLLLDEPSLGLAPKVTAEVFSVLTEINAETGITVLVVEQNAKVALAAASKGFVMETGRIVRSGPAESMRNDDEIRRAYLG, encoded by the coding sequence ATGACCTTCTTCGCCACGAAGCAGCTGACCGCCAGCTATGGGCGGGGCACCGTGCTACACAACGTCGAGGTGAGCGTTGACCAGGGAGACATCGCCGTCATCCTGGGCGCGAACGGGGCCGGCAAGACCACCTTCATGCGAGCCATCACCGGCCTGGTCAAGACCCAGGGATCCATCGTGCTCGACGGTCTCGAGCTGGTCGGAAAACGCACCCACTCAATCGCTCGTCACGGCATCGCCCACGTCCCTCAGGGCAGGGGCACCTTCAAGGACCTCACCGTTGCCGACAACCTGAGGGTGGGTGGCTATCGCCTGCCCGAGCGGCAGGTGGCCGCCTTGATGGACCGCTGGTACGACTTCTTCCCCAAGCTGAAGAGCCGGTCGAACCAACTGGCCGGAGGCATGAGCGGCGGGGAGCAGCAGATGCTGGCGATCGCCCGGGCGCTCATCTCTCAGCCGCGGTTGCTGCTGCTCGACGAACCCTCCCTGGGGCTCGCGCCGAAGGTGACGGCCGAAGTCTTCAGTGTGCTCACCGAGATCAACGCGGAGACCGGCATCACCGTGCTGGTCGTCGAACAGAACGCGAAGGTGGCACTGGCCGCGGCGAGCAAGGGATTCGTCATGGAGACCGGGCGGATCGTCCGCTCGGGTCCCGCGGAATCGATGCGAAATGACGACGAGATCCGTCGCGCATACCTGGGATGA